In Lycium ferocissimum isolate CSIRO_LF1 chromosome 3, AGI_CSIRO_Lferr_CH_V1, whole genome shotgun sequence, the genomic window CATAAGAGATGACTGATTTAAACATAAAGTTAACTGAATTATAAACTTAAAGATATTGTAAACAAAAGATTATTAACTTTAAAAATTGTAAGAGATTGTTAACTTCAAAGAGATCGTAAACAGAAGATTATTAACTacaaaaattgcaaaaaattatTAACTAAATTAGAAGTTAGAaaatacatgttttttttttaaagattattAAAGATGCCTTTTTTTTTACGCTGGAACTAATTCGTAAAAGACGATCATAGTAGTCACATATCAATTCCTCATAAAAGCAAACGACACCACCTATGACAATACCAAGGTTGTTGAACCCACAAAGTATTGACTAATTCACTGAaaataattatggaaatgacaaGTTTCCTCCATTATCATGGGAGAGtcgaacaacaaaataaaattacctCGTTTTCCCCAACTTCGACATTCTCTTCGTGTCGAGCAGAAGATTCACCGTCACTCTCTTCCTCAGCAGCAGATTCATCATTCTCTGACTCATTCCCatcactttcttctatttttttctcctcATCAATTGCCTGCTCTTCGTCTCTCTCCTCCTCGTTTGTTTCATTGAAAACTTCTTCTAATTCAGCGTCATTTCATGGGACTCTGACCCAACAGATTTAGAGGAAGCTTTTTTGGTCATCTCTTAAAGATCAAATgcaatgaaaaaataaaaaaagcaaCACTTGGAGAGTAGAAGCTAAGAGAACAATTTACATCCAATACAAGGGAAAAATTTCTAACCcaataaaattgaagaaaatcaaTGGAGATTGAAGAACTTTAGTTTGAAAATCAATAGAGAATGTAGCTCAATTTGCAGCTAATTGAAAATCAATGGAGAATGTCGTTTTTGATGATAAGAGTTAAGAAACTTTGCTTCTAGAGTTTTGCAGAGATACACATTTCTATTGTTTTGATGTCAATACACATTTCTATTGTTTTGCAGAGATAACCCTTTTTAAGTTCAGTTTTGCAAAAGCACACCCTTTTTTGCCATGTAGGaaaatttatagaaaaataaaaaagaatgaaattgcTAAAACTAAGAGGGTCATTTACCCAATTTAAAATTGTAAGGGGTCATTCTATCCCATTTGCTCCCTAAATTATCTCTTGTTGGGTaatgttttcatttttatatactttCAGGATCAATATGCAATTCACTTGAAACAAACCAACTTTGGTTTTCTCTCAAAGTCCTTCTGTTTCCTTGACGACGGCTAATTCTAGCTCTCCATAGGTGTACTCAAAGGTCCAAATCCAGGAGATTCTTAATTTACAACGTCACCCATCTCAATACATTTGCTTGGTATGTTAATACTTTCAAAATTCTATTTCAATGTGTATATAAATtgagtttgccaagagaagaaaaaagattcaatttttatgtgttatatgCAGAATCTATTCGTCTATGCCACGTGGGTTTCACAGAATGAGGTTAAATTGTTGCAGTGATAGTAAATTCTTCAGTTCTTTACCCCCTTTGTCTCCTATTCCACTCCCATCTTCAAGGTATGATtcagtacttttttttttttttttgtttaaaaatatgtGTTTTTGCTATTCTTTTGATGGTTTTTGGTTAATGATTTGAATGTTAGGGAGACACATCTTTGGTATGTAATACCTAATGAAGTGAAGGGTGAACCTCTTATGAACAAATATATGGAAATTCTATCCCCATGtgagaaagaaaatgtgttaagTATGCAAGGAGAGGAGCTGAGGACAAGTGCTTTACTCGCCCGTACGCTTGTTAGAACCACCATTGCAAGATGTAAGATACTTTGTTGGGTTTTTGGTAGTGTATTTGCTTTAGAAACCTTGAGGGGTCGTTTTGTTTGAAGACAAGTTATGTAGGGAATAGTAATATAAAGATTAGTTATGCAGGGATTAATAATGCAAATATTAGTTTTGCAGGATCAGTAATGCGGGGATTGTAATGTAGTGATTATTCCTTGTTAGatgtttggtttgttgtgtaTACCTTGTATAACTTAGGAAAAAGAAATGTCTTAATTCAAAAGTGATAAGGGTAAATTTGTTATGTTAATCCAGGTATAGCTAATTCGTATTCTTATTTCACGTTCTACACTACATTAAGTGATACATAGATTTTCTTCATTAACTTATGCAGGTATTATGCATAAAGAGAAGTGAAATGCTAACCAAAAGTTGTATATGTTGTGCAAGGTTTATACGGAGATTAACTCTTCTTAAAACACCAACCAACCAGTGTATTATATTATGCTGCACTCCAGAAATAGATTAACCTCTTAAAAGACCAACCACACGGCCCCTGATTGCCTGGAAGTAAGAAATTGATAGTAGCAAGAGAGttagaatttggaaatttttaaTGCATTATACACATGTATTTATCTCCCCGATTATTGTCTGCTTGTTGTGTTAAATTTGtgcttgtttttatttttctgggTGGGTAGGATTGCAGGCAAATTGTATGTTCCTGGGAATTTGTTTGGATCAAAATATAGATGACTGAAAGGTTTTATGGTTTCACCATTTAGAAGCTATATGGTTGCGATAAAACTTCTGGTAAACGGATGTTTTGCAAGAGCAACTAGTTCTTttgttatttaatattttttctttcctcTGAGATTACTACTCAATCCGTCCCAAAATACCTGTCATGTTTCGTttctcgagagtcaatttgactaatcttcagAGCTAAATTAGActagattaatttaatattttaaaatcaaaacttAGATACTCAAAAACTAtacgaaaagtactataagttagaatttttctcatatcaatatggtaaaaaaatacatcttaaaatgttggtcaaagtccatatagtttgaatctcgaaaagctaaacatgacaagtattttgggatggagggagtaattttaGATGCTTATTAGCTGCTAATTAGAAccggaataatttttttgattttagatTCAGAATCTATAGTTTATGAATCAACAAATCCATGTTTGTATTCTCTACAATAAGTTTTGCTGGCTTAGTTGTGGAAGAGAATTGTAATCTGTATTATAGCTCTGAAATGCATTTGCTTTTCCAGATCAGATAAATTCTTCAATCTCACCCAAATCCCTCAAGTTTAGGAGGAACATTCATGGGAAGCCTGAGGTTGGGGCGATTTGATTGTTTGGTAGCTTTCCAGTTGTATGctcaagattttctttttatatgttctcATAATTGTTTACCGTTAACTCTATCTGATAGTGCCTATAGGTAGATTGGCAACAATGTGATCATTGTGGCGCCCCTCCTTTGCATTTCAACATCTCGCATACATCGTCTCTGGTAGCCTGTGGTGTGACAATAAATTCTCCTGTAATATTCTGGTCCCTCAAAGTCAGTGTATATATACATTCCAACTGCATGGTAAATCACGCGTTCTTCCGTTTATAGATTGGTGTTGACGTGGAAGCAAAGAAAAGGACTGTAAAGCACAATGTTTTGAATTTGGCTAGAAGATACTTCTCAGAACATGAACTTGAAGTGTTGTCTGCTGTTAAAGATCCTCGTCTTCAGCACCAGGAGTTTATGAAGTTATGGACACTAAAGGTTAGTTTGTTTTactaatcaaaagaaaaattttaGTTTAATTGATTTTACTGTAGTTATTGCTCCAGCTAAATTTAACAAATCACTCCAACTAGAACTTTTTAAAGCGTAgctattcgtagtcatattcaTGGTTTCACTCTATGATTTGTTTACACGGAcagcaacatttttttttttattttcctccTTCATATTTTGTCTAGTATTTAAAGATGAATCATGATTCATCTTTAGATGCTTCCAGTTCTATGATTTCTGCTGTTCTTTTTCTCGTTTCCTTTTGAAACACAATATTTTAAGCTGTAATATTTTCCACGTACTTCTCTTAAATCTTTCTCATGAGTTACTCTTTTAAAGTTGCAAGACAGGCTTGAAAGATAAGATTTTTCAGAATGGGTTCTTTATTTGCATTTTGCTTTGTGAACCCCTCATATAGTGAGACTAGAAATAAATCGAGAATGACTGAGATGGAGGAGTGATTGAGATAAACGTCCCTCAATTACAATGAATATACATGATTTTTATCTCTTGCATTGGCAAAAAATGTCCTGAGTGATGAATGGAATAGAATAGCCTTCTTTGGGGTAGAATTCTACTAATTTACCGGGAGAAAGGGTTAACTTATGAGGGCAAAAGAGAATTTAGTAAATTTCTAGGCACAAATTGACTTTCCTGGTATGGAATTGCGgtatttaatgaaaaaaaaaaggtttatttGAAGGGGTTTTCTTTCGCTAAGTATAGCTTCTTAGCAGTGTCTTGTTGGACTGTCGAGGATGTTGTGAACCTGCAGTTCACGTTTGAATTTCCATGGAAAATGTGAGGATTCTATCAAAAGAAGTTTATGTAAAAGAAGTAACACGACTGTTGGTTTCTGGAAATTTAAACAAGCTGGTACATGGACAAGAAATGGCTTCGTTGGCATGGATACCAAAGGAGTTAAGGCTCCATAaatctttttctaaaaaaatcttacagaaagaaaaaagaaagatactCCAAAATCCGTAACATACATCCTGTATACTTTACCAATATTAACTGGAGAGATGGGCGAGAAGACCCCTCAAGCCGAATGAAGTGAAAGGGATTTCCTTTTCATTTCCAATTTCTGTTATTCACACGACTGATTAGCCCATAATCAGCCGGCTTGAGGGGTCTTCTCGCCCAATTCCTCTCCTTAAACTTGAGAAGTGTCAGGTCCTTCATGGCTAAGTTTGCAAAGACTGTATTCACTTGTGGTCTCTATGCTGAGATGTACATTGGCTTATGATTTCCAAGTATTTTCTATTGGAAGCATCACTGTCACACTGCCTCTTTGATACACCTATAGGTAGCAAGCTTATTTAGAGAAGGCTTTTGCACAGTTTAACCGATATATCTGCTTGACAAACGTGTTATCCTTAGTGATTGTATGCTAATCAAATAGAAAGAGAAGAATCAAagttgtctctttttttttttccggctaTAACCATGTGGTATCTGATACTCATTAGCCCGAATAATCCAGATTCATGCTGTGTAAGACCCATTTAATGGGGAAATGCTCCTAACAGGGGTTTCTTCATTCCACGGCCTGGAACTCGAGACCTTTCGTTTAGAGTAAAGGAATCCCTTGGTAACTTTTCATGTTATTATCTACTGATTTGAGCTTTCTAAGAAAGCCAGATTGCTTACAGGAGGCATATGTGAAAGCACTGGGGAGAGGTTTTTCAGCTTCACCTTTCAACACATTTACGATTCGTTTTGGAAGTGCTATTGGAGTAACCtctcacaacaacaacatatccagtgtaatcccacaggtGGGGTCTCACCTCTCTCGTAATTCAAGTGCGGAGATTTGACACTGTTACTTTTTTATCAAGATTGATTATTCTCAACGTTAATAAGATATTATTGACTTGGCAAAGAATGTGATTAGCTCAACATGTCTAGAGGTGATGATATGTGGGTTTCACTGAGGTTTTCCAAGATTCAGCAAAAGAGAGTCCGAGCTTTATAGAATCATTTGTTATTTAGCCAATATTTGAGCTCTTGAAACAGCATAAAGAGCAAATACTTTCTTTCAGGCATCTGAAATATCAGTGGATGATCCCAGTGACCAGACAGGCAATTGGGAGTTTATGCTCCTGGAGTTGGCTGGTTCTCATTATGCAGCCATTTGCACGGAAAAGGATCTCATAAATGAAGGTTAGAAAGTTCTTTTCTATATTGACTGTTGAGAGAAAGAATCCTAAACATGTTGATTAATTTAGGTAATAGGAAAGCTCCTATGAAGTTAACAGTCTGGAAGACAATTCCGTTTGTTGAAGACAAGTGTGTGTCTGGAACAGAGACAGTTCATATACTTTTTGGCTCGAGATAATACCTACTAAGTGTTGCTTGCTCTGTTTCTGGCTTGAAGTGGCTATTTTGACCAAAAAGTTCTATCCAGTTTACTGGAACCAGCATGAAAAATTTGCATTCTTAACCATGTTTGTGATATAATCTGAAATTTGCCGACCAAATGGTGCCTTCTTCTGCGGTAGCAGTTTTCGTGATATGGGAATAGTATTGGCACTAACATTTTTCCAGTTAGTACTGGTTGAAAGCAATGTTATCGTGCCCTCTAAAacagttagttttttttttttttttcttcttagaaAAAAGGTGATGTTTGGATCAGTGGTGAAGGTGGTTAACGATGGTGGTCGAGCTGTGGCAGCTGGTGTAGAGATGGTTGGTGGTTATCGCTAGTGGTAGTGACGGTCGGTGGTGGAAATGGTGAGGTAATTGTCGATGGTGGTTGTGTGGTAGTGGTTGTTTTGGTAATAGATATAGTAGTAAAAGTGACATTTGCGTGGGTTTTTAATTGAacattttaacatttttttgcgcggattttCGTGAGCTCATGTTTAATTGAAATTAATGATGTTAATACTTTGTACAATATACAAATATTTAACATGTATTAAGAGCTAGTAAGTAGTTGCGATAGAAAAGAACGAACGCACTTAATGGGCTGACATATGATTTAGGATATACCATGTAACTAACGAGTTCAGCAACTTATTTAAAGGCATAAGTATGTATTCGGGGGCATaacgaaatttaaactcgccttgcgattttttttttaaaatttttcgtGTGGGGGTTCGAACACGAACGTGTGATTTTAATAGAagagcaaaatttaaagattttaaatatgaggggcaaaatttaaagaccacccaaagaAGGGAGCCCACattttaatgatattaataCTTTGTACAATATACAAATATTTAACATGTATTAAGAGCTAGTAAGTAGTTGCGATAGAAAAGAACGAATGCACTTAAGACATATGATTTAGGATATCCCATGTAACGAACGAGTATCTATTatcaaagaaagaaggaaaatgagGCATTAGCGAACTCGActcaaagaaagaagaaaataaggcATTAAGATAATAAGATAAGATAATAAGATAatcgaaatttaagaaaataacagaTAGTAAAAGAAATCTAAGAATAAGATAATAGAAGAATAATGTTAAAACTCTgggaatgaaaaagaaatgtggTCGATTACTCACTAACAAACGAGTATCTattatgaaagaaaataataaaagcaCTTACTAGACTAACGTAATTTATCATTCTTTCCATTACGGAGTATCTACTAGTGTTGTTGCTTTTAACAAAGAAAGTAGCAAAATTGGACCATATTAGTTGAATCTTAAAGAACCATTGACCTCAATAAATAAACTTTGAGTCTTGAGTCTTGAGTCTCTGGTCTTCCCCCGTTTTCACCAAATCAATGAAGTAAGAAAATCCACTTGATCAACAATAATACAGAGGTCATTGGAATTAGGGGGGAAATCACTTTTGAGTCATTTAGTTTGAGAACAAGTTATATTGGTATTATAAAATGGGAATTATAGTATTGGTTAGTTAATAATAGAGTTATTTAGTCGatctttttactttttagtACATATTTTGTTCATTACAATAAAGATGGatatatcaaatataatataaaatacgCATTTGATTTTACCTTAACATTCTTAAAAGATTTTTGGAAGAACAACTTTGGATAAGTGAATCTTTGCTATGTCTGTTGTGTTATCTCCCAAGATTGTCATCCACCATAAATgtgatatataaaaataatgcGACAATTGAAGTATAAATAATTCTACAATTATTTATATTAACAACAAAAATTTCAATCAAATATTAGATAAATAATTCAACATTTTATCTCaagattattatcattatccccGTCGACCAAGCaataggagaaagaaaaaacatcAACCCATTTTCTAATTCCATTCCatttgggaaaaagaaaaaacatcaaTCCATTTTCTAATTCCATTCCatttgggaaaaagaaaaaacatcaaCCCATTTTCTAATTCCAttccatttaaaaaaaagtaaagatcCATTCCAAAGTACCATCTAACGTGATCGATATTGGTTAAATGGTACCAAACAAGGGTCATGGAGTTGGCACGTGCATTGTTGTCATACGAAATGACCAGTTAATCACAGCCTTGGTACCCCGTAACTCTTAAGTTTGTCCTGATCGAATATGACCAAAGTTAATccattattatatataattaaacaTTGCTTAGTTGGTGTTGGGATCCCATCAGTATTTCAATTATTAAATGGTTCCAGTTTGTACATTGCTGCTAcaactaaaaagaaagaaatgattcaagTTGTAAATACCAGAGatactttatattattatctaaTGAAGTTGCTCTATAGTCTATAGTCAAAGGTCACatatgaaattgtgatgttACAAGTGCGAATTGTTAAACCTTTTGACCATCACTACACAATCAGATCGTTCTTAggaaaaaattattcaaaattggTGTAGGCAGTGATCAAAGTGAAGCTATCATAGTTAAGTGGTAAAATTaagtaaaaatacatattaaCTAACCTTAGTTAAGTGAatattttatttagaaatatgTGTCATGCATTTGTCAGTTTGACGCATGTATTAGATGGGTGTAGGTTAATTTCATTGTCAAAATTAGGAGTGTACATGGATCGgattggttcggatttttcaactaccaaaccaaatcaattgcgtcaggtttttaaatttataaaccaaaccaataaaattcaggGTTTTCAACTTCggattttctcgggtttttcggggTTTTTTCCGAAAAAGTCTTCAACAAAACATgtgacttttacttcaaatatttctttagtcctagtaagatacaactatataaataaggtgtttcttaagaaaataacacaaaatatgagatgggtgatgacattgtgttaaaatattcaacaaaaaagataataaaatcggttaaaataagttttgctaattaataagccataaagaaaatgactttaatctaaatactaagttatgctaaaataagcacggctaataagtattaattacatgacaaagaaaaaaattaagctatgtatttttacgctctaaaccaaatatgcaaaactaaagaatagatatccaatatTACTATCATTCcaagtgttagaattgaatttcttttgttagcattagtgttgagttgattttgatttggactttatttgagttactaacatccatgggatataaaacttattggcattcaaaattctaagttcaagcttaaaataatatgataaaagacaaaaaactatgaaaaaatttaaaaaatatttacaaattacattacaaataaatatttttatgtataaaatattttaaaaatcaaatacacGTAATGTCGGGTcgggtcggtttggttcggtttgacttttttttagctaaaaccaaactaaaccaattatggtcaggtttttttttcaacaccaaaccactagtcggatttttttctcgatttgactcgatttatcggtttggtgcggtttatcggtttgctttgtacacccctaatcaAAATTAACGAAATTATCCTCCCTAGACTTGCTACTCCTCTCCTCCTCTGCCCCTCCCCAAATTATCTTACACCATTATTTAATGACTTCAAATTTAAGCTTTCACGTCAAGTGAGACTATAATTCAACACATTATAGCAGAACGACATTAAAATCGCAATTAGTATTCAGTCACACTCAACACACCTCTACGTGCTTGATTCACATGAAAAGAATCCCGCTTGCAAACGGAACTTgttgcaaataaataaatttcttccCTTACTTATACCAGTTGAGAATGGAGTTAAAGAAAATTATAGCAAATCATAATTCtcaacacaaatatatataa contains:
- the LOC132049448 gene encoding uncharacterized protein LOC132049448 isoform X1; this translates as MPRGFHRMRLNCCSDSKFFSSLPPLSPIPLPSSRETHLWYVIPNEVKGEPLMNKYMEILSPCEKENVLSMQGEELRTSALLARTLVRTTIARYQINSSISPKSLKFRRNIHGKPEVDWQQCDHCGAPPLHFNISHTSSLVACGVTINSPIGVDVEAKKRTVKHNVLNLARRYFSEHELEVLSAVKDPRLQHQEFMKLWTLKEAYVKALGRGFSASPFNTFTIRFGSAIGVTSHNNNISSVIPQASEISVDDPSDQTGNWEFMLLELAGSHYAAICTEKDLINEGNRKAPMKLTVWKTIPFVEDKCVSGTETVHILFGSR
- the LOC132049448 gene encoding uncharacterized protein LOC132049448 isoform X2; the protein is MPRGFHRMRLNCCSDSKFFSSLPPLSPIPLPSSRETHLWYVIPNEVKGEPLMNKYMEILSPCEKENVLSMQGEELRTSALLARTLVRTTIARYQINSSISPKSLKFRRNIHGKPEVDWQQCDHCGAPPLHFNISHTSSLVACGVTINSPIGVDVEAKKRTVKHNVLNLARRYFSEHELEVLSAVKDPRLQHQEFMKLWTLKEAYVKALGRGFSASPFNTFTIRFGSAIGVTSHNNNISSVIPQASEISVDDPSDQTGNWEFMLLELAGSHYAAICTEKDLINEEKR
- the LOC132049448 gene encoding uncharacterized protein LOC132049448 isoform X3 — translated: MPRGFHRMRLNCCSDSKFFSSLPPLSPIPLPSSRETHLWYVIPNEVKGEPLMNKYMEILSPCEKENVLSMQGEELRTSALLARTLVRTTIARYQINSSISPKSLKFRRNIHGKPEVDWQQCDHCGAPPLHFNISHTSSLVACGVTINSPIGVDVEAKKRTVKHNVLNLARRYFSEHELEVLSAVKDPRLQHQEFMKLWTLKASEISVDDPSDQTGNWEFMLLELAGSHYAAICTEKDLINEGNRKAPMKLTVWKTIPFVEDKCVSGTETVHILFGSR